A single genomic interval of Spirosoma taeanense harbors:
- the porX gene encoding T9SS response regulator signal transducer PorX: protein MQTYSILWADDEIDLLKPHILFLKNKGYDVTPVNSGADALEQVEQTNYDVVFLDEMMPGMTGLETLSQIKQMRPNLPVVMITKSEEEHIMEEAIGSKIADYLIKPLNPNQILLSVKKILDNKRLVTERTNIGYQQDFRNISMQYNDRMDFEEWADVYKKLIYWELELDGSQDKSMSEVMNMQKSEANATFCKFVMENYEDWLNDPKMDSPIMSHQLMRKKVFPLLDQGSNSSPLFFILIDNLRYDQWKVIEPLLADYFTVEEESSYYSILPTTTGFARNAIFSGMMPSEMERKHPDLWVNDDSEDEGLNNHEDEFLRRQLEQSRLNVKMSYHKILNVNQGKSLVDSFNNLLQNQLNVVVYNFVDMLSHARTDMAMIKELAPDESAYRSITRSWFLHSPLLELIQKIAAKGGRLVVTTDHGMIRVQKPAKIVGYRETNTNLRYKQGKNLGFDDNHLFVGRKPERLFLPKPHVSTAYVFTLEDYFFAYPNNYNYYVNHYRNTFQHGGVSLEEMVIPFAYMKAK from the coding sequence ATGCAGACATATTCGATACTTTGGGCCGACGACGAGATTGATCTGCTCAAGCCCCATATCCTGTTCCTGAAAAACAAAGGCTATGACGTAACCCCCGTTAACAGCGGAGCCGACGCGCTCGAACAGGTAGAGCAAACCAACTACGACGTCGTATTTTTAGATGAGATGATGCCTGGCATGACGGGTCTGGAAACCCTGTCACAGATCAAGCAGATGCGGCCCAATCTGCCCGTGGTGATGATTACCAAGAGCGAAGAAGAGCACATTATGGAAGAGGCCATTGGCTCTAAAATTGCCGATTATCTGATCAAGCCGCTTAATCCAAACCAGATTCTGCTATCGGTCAAGAAAATTCTTGACAATAAACGGCTGGTGACCGAGCGCACCAACATCGGCTATCAGCAGGATTTTCGGAATATTTCCATGCAGTACAACGACCGCATGGATTTTGAAGAATGGGCTGACGTCTATAAAAAGCTGATTTACTGGGAGCTGGAGCTGGACGGGTCGCAGGACAAGAGCATGTCGGAAGTGATGAATATGCAGAAAAGCGAAGCCAACGCCACTTTCTGTAAGTTCGTGATGGAGAACTATGAGGACTGGCTCAACGACCCGAAAATGGATAGCCCGATTATGTCGCATCAGCTGATGCGCAAGAAAGTGTTTCCATTATTGGATCAGGGCAGCAACTCGTCTCCGCTTTTCTTTATCCTGATCGACAACCTGCGCTACGACCAGTGGAAGGTGATTGAGCCATTGCTGGCCGACTACTTTACGGTCGAAGAAGAATCGTCCTATTATTCGATTCTGCCCACAACGACCGGCTTTGCCCGTAACGCCATCTTTTCGGGGATGATGCCCAGCGAAATGGAGCGTAAACATCCCGACCTGTGGGTTAACGACGACAGCGAGGACGAAGGACTCAATAACCACGAAGACGAATTCCTGCGTCGGCAGCTCGAACAGAGCCGGCTGAACGTAAAGATGTCGTACCACAAGATTCTGAACGTAAACCAGGGGAAATCGCTGGTCGACAGCTTCAATAATTTGCTGCAGAACCAGTTGAACGTGGTTGTGTACAACTTCGTGGATATGCTGTCGCACGCCCGCACCGATATGGCGATGATTAAAGAACTGGCGCCCGATGAGTCGGCGTATCGGTCCATCACGCGGTCGTGGTTTCTGCATTCGCCCCTGCTCGAACTGATTCAGAAGATTGCGGCCAAAGGCGGTCGACTCGTCGTTACGACCGACCATGGCATGATTCGGGTGCAGAAACCGGCCAAAATCGTCGGCTACCGCGAAACCAACACCAATCTGCGCTACAAGCAGGGTAAAAACCTTGGTTTCGACGACAATCACCTGTTTGTGGGCCGGAAGCCGGAACGTCTGTTCCTGCCGAAGCCGCACGTGTCAACGGCTTATGTCTTTACGCTGGAAGATTACTTCTTTGCGTACCCGAACAACTACAATTATTACGTAAACCACTACCGCAATACCTTCCAGCACGGGGGGGTGTCGCTGGAAGAAATGGTTATTCCGTTTGCCTACATGAAAGCGAAGTAG
- a CDS encoding cell division ATP-binding protein FtsE codes for MFSTEPVLSLEHADIYQGSKLVLGDVSFAINKGDFAYLIGRTGSGKTSLLKTLYADLWLQNGKGFVAGYQLDALKPRDVPFLRRKIGIVFQDFQLFSDRSVEENLKFVLKATGWKNKADMNNRIADVLMQVGLGTAQKKMPHQLSGGEQQRVVVARAMLNEPQILIADEPTGNLDPAVSDQIMKLFQSINNAGTAILMATHNYELLNKYPARVLRCQDGQVVELGG; via the coding sequence ATGTTCTCCACCGAACCCGTTCTGAGTCTCGAACATGCGGATATTTACCAGGGCAGCAAGCTGGTTCTGGGCGATGTTTCCTTCGCAATTAACAAAGGTGATTTCGCTTACCTGATTGGCCGAACGGGCAGCGGCAAGACGTCCCTGCTGAAGACGCTCTACGCCGATCTGTGGCTTCAGAATGGCAAAGGGTTTGTAGCGGGTTATCAGCTCGATGCCCTTAAGCCCCGCGATGTTCCTTTTCTACGCCGGAAAATCGGGATCGTCTTTCAGGACTTTCAGTTGTTTTCGGATCGTTCCGTTGAAGAAAATCTCAAGTTTGTTCTGAAGGCCACCGGCTGGAAGAACAAGGCCGATATGAATAACCGCATCGCCGATGTGCTGATGCAGGTAGGTCTGGGAACGGCGCAGAAAAAAATGCCGCATCAGCTTTCGGGCGGTGAGCAGCAGCGCGTGGTGGTGGCCCGAGCCATGCTCAATGAACCTCAGATTCTGATTGCCGATGAGCCGACGGGAAACCTCGATCCGGCCGTATCGGATCAGATTATGAAGCTTTTTCAGTCCATCAACAATGCCGGCACGGCTATTTTGATGGCCACCCACAATTACGAATTACTGAACAAGTATCCCGCCCGCGTTCTACGCTGTCAGGATGGCCAGGTAGTTGAACTGGGCGGATGA
- the fsa gene encoding fructose-6-phosphate aldolase, which produces MKFFIDTANLADIREAQEMGILDGVTTNPSLMAKEGITGKDNVMRHYKQICEIVEGDVSAEVISIKYEEMIKEGEELAELDENIVVKIPMTAEGVKAIKYFSEKGIRTNCTLIFSAGQALVAAKAGASYVSPFVGRLDDISTDGMALIEQIVTIFTNYGYTTEVLAASVRHPMHIIQCAEIGADVMTAPLSAIKALLNHPLTDSGLAKFLADHEKANLPVKQ; this is translated from the coding sequence ATGAAGTTTTTCATTGACACGGCCAATCTGGCCGACATTCGCGAAGCCCAGGAGATGGGTATCCTCGACGGCGTTACCACCAATCCTTCGCTGATGGCCAAAGAAGGCATCACCGGCAAAGACAACGTAATGCGTCACTACAAGCAGATTTGCGAGATTGTAGAAGGCGACGTAAGCGCGGAGGTCATCTCGATCAAATACGAGGAGATGATCAAAGAAGGCGAAGAACTGGCCGAACTCGATGAGAATATCGTCGTTAAGATTCCGATGACGGCCGAGGGCGTCAAGGCGATCAAATACTTCTCGGAAAAAGGTATCCGCACTAACTGTACGCTGATTTTCTCGGCGGGTCAGGCGCTGGTAGCGGCTAAGGCCGGTGCTTCGTATGTGTCGCCGTTCGTAGGTCGTCTGGACGACATCTCGACCGACGGCATGGCCCTGATCGAGCAGATCGTAACCATTTTCACCAATTACGGCTATACGACCGAGGTTCTGGCAGCTTCTGTACGTCACCCAATGCACATTATCCAATGCGCTGAAATTGGAGCTGACGTAATGACGGCTCCGCTGAGCGCCATTAAAGCGCTGCTCAACCATCCGCTTACCGACAGCGGTCTGGCTAAATTCCTGGCCGACCACGAGAAGGCTAACCTGCCGGTAAAACAATAA
- a CDS encoding galactokinase, with product MDLLNQLTASYQNAFSAEPHGQTQDLPLLICSPGRVNLIGEHTDYNEGFVLPAAIDKAIYLAIGPRSDNKLHFIAHDLNETFQGSLDDLTPTQTWADYLLGVVAQLRLTGHALKGFNCVFSGTIPIGAGLSSSAALENGVGFGLNELFGLGLERLDLVKLSQRAENEFVGAKVGIMDMFASMMGKANHVIKLDCRSLDFTYAPLQMEGIRIVLCDSRVKHSLVASEYNTRRAECEAGVRFLQTFYPDIKSLRDVTMDMLDQHLKSADAHIYRRCAYVVQENQRLLDGVAALEAGDLATFGQLMYGSHEGLSHWYEVSCPELDILVEIARHHPGVLGARMMGGGFGGCTINLVREETLDDFTQLITKQYKAQTGKDTYLHACKIQDGTHLIN from the coding sequence ATGGACCTGCTTAATCAACTCACCGCGTCCTACCAGAACGCGTTTTCTGCTGAACCGCACGGGCAAACCCAAGATCTCCCGCTGTTGATTTGCTCACCGGGCCGCGTCAATCTGATTGGTGAACATACCGACTATAACGAAGGGTTCGTTCTGCCGGCGGCTATCGACAAGGCTATCTACCTCGCAATTGGACCGCGTTCAGATAATAAACTGCACTTTATTGCCCACGATTTAAACGAAACGTTTCAGGGTTCGCTCGATGACCTGACCCCAACGCAGACCTGGGCCGATTATCTGCTGGGCGTAGTAGCCCAGTTGCGGTTAACAGGGCATGCGCTCAAGGGGTTTAACTGCGTGTTCAGCGGCACCATCCCGATAGGTGCCGGACTATCATCGTCGGCCGCGCTCGAAAACGGGGTTGGTTTTGGCTTGAACGAACTGTTTGGGCTGGGTCTCGAACGACTCGATCTGGTTAAGCTTTCGCAGCGGGCCGAAAACGAATTTGTTGGCGCCAAAGTCGGCATCATGGATATGTTCGCCAGCATGATGGGGAAAGCCAATCACGTTATTAAGCTGGACTGCCGCTCGCTGGACTTTACATATGCTCCCCTGCAGATGGAAGGTATTCGGATCGTGCTCTGCGATTCGCGCGTCAAGCATTCCCTCGTCGCGTCGGAATACAATACCCGCCGAGCCGAGTGCGAGGCCGGGGTTCGGTTTCTTCAGACGTTCTATCCGGACATCAAAAGCCTACGCGATGTAACGATGGACATGCTCGATCAGCACCTGAAAAGTGCCGACGCCCATATTTACCGCCGGTGCGCTTATGTCGTTCAGGAAAATCAGCGTCTGCTCGACGGCGTCGCGGCCCTCGAAGCAGGTGACCTAGCTACGTTCGGTCAGTTGATGTACGGCTCTCATGAGGGGTTGAGTCACTGGTATGAGGTGAGCTGCCCTGAACTGGACATTCTGGTTGAAATTGCGCGGCATCACCCGGGGGTATTAGGCGCCCGAATGATGGGCGGAGGCTTTGGCGGCTGCACCATAAATTTAGTGCGCGAAGAAACCCTTGACGACTTTACACAGCTGATTACCAAACAATATAAAGCCCAAACGGGGAAAGATACGTACCTTCACGCCTGTAAAATCCAGGACGGTACACACCTGATTAATTGA
- a CDS encoding tetratricopeptide repeat protein, which translates to MKRSWSIFLCTVFIFNACNSSDKFIEQGRVQLKEGKFREAVQSLNQAVEADHNNAEAFNSRGVAYFELKEYANAALDYDQAIKLQPDFYRPYYNRALLKVAQNDLPGALKDYSDAIRLAPDTSRSLTSEIFLNRGQLFASQGQIQPALNDFSQAISLDSTNALALYNRGNLRFQQKDLTGATADFQAAVVADPKFGKAFYGLGIAQILQNERDNGCLSLKQAQNLGYADAGNAIAGYCQ; encoded by the coding sequence ATGAAGCGTTCGTGGTCTATTTTCTTGTGTACAGTATTCATTTTCAACGCGTGCAACTCGTCTGATAAATTCATTGAACAGGGGCGGGTCCAGTTAAAAGAAGGCAAGTTTCGGGAGGCCGTGCAGTCGCTCAATCAGGCCGTTGAAGCTGATCATAACAATGCCGAAGCGTTTAACTCGCGGGGTGTGGCTTATTTTGAGCTGAAAGAATATGCCAATGCGGCTCTGGATTACGACCAGGCAATCAAATTACAGCCTGATTTCTACCGGCCCTATTATAACCGGGCGCTTCTCAAAGTCGCGCAGAATGATTTACCGGGCGCCTTAAAAGATTATTCGGACGCGATTCGGCTCGCACCCGACACCAGCCGGAGCCTGACCTCCGAAATTTTTCTCAATCGGGGGCAACTGTTTGCGTCGCAGGGACAGATTCAACCCGCCCTGAATGATTTTTCGCAGGCTATCTCGTTAGATTCAACGAATGCATTGGCGCTTTACAACCGGGGTAATCTGCGGTTTCAGCAGAAAGACCTTACGGGGGCAACGGCTGATTTTCAGGCGGCTGTAGTGGCCGATCCAAAATTCGGTAAAGCGTTTTACGGCCTGGGCATCGCCCAAATTCTGCAGAATGAACGCGATAACGGCTGTCTGAGCCTTAAACAGGCGCAGAATCTGGGCTATGCCGATGCCGGTAATGCCATAGCTGGATATTGCCAATAA
- a CDS encoding transmembrane 220 family protein has translation MRKTLCIVFGLLFVLFAAFQYNDPDPEIWVPIYGFAAVACFMAYAGVGRWWFFVLMAGLYVIAAVYQWPPVFEGFLFSEVGMRSLNIEMAREAGGLAICAAVMALLAILTRQPAVRR, from the coding sequence ATGCGTAAAACCCTTTGCATCGTCTTTGGCCTGCTCTTTGTTTTGTTTGCGGCCTTCCAGTACAATGATCCCGACCCGGAGATCTGGGTTCCGATTTATGGCTTTGCGGCCGTTGCGTGTTTTATGGCCTATGCAGGCGTAGGCCGTTGGTGGTTCTTTGTGTTGATGGCCGGTCTGTATGTTATCGCGGCTGTGTATCAGTGGCCTCCTGTGTTTGAAGGCTTCCTGTTCAGTGAGGTAGGTATGCGCAGCCTGAACATTGAGATGGCCCGTGAAGCCGGTGGGCTGGCAATCTGCGCGGCTGTGATGGCGCTGCTGGCCATTTTAACCCGCCAGCCAGCGGTTCGCCGATGA
- a CDS encoding hydroxymethylglutaryl-CoA lyase → MKLTECPRDAMQGLAHFVPTEQKICYLNALLQVGFDTLDFGSFVSPKAIPQMRDTAEVLAGLNLTNTKTKLLAIVANTRGAEQAVGYPSIQYVGFPLSVSETFQQRNTNKSIAQAFAEVREMQNLCAETGKELVVYLSMGFGNPYSDAYSPELVEQFAERLTTLGVRIIAPSDTVGSSTPEAIESLFRHLIQTFPQVEFGAHLHARPGEAPDKVRAALQAGVRRLDGAIRGFGGCPMAADALTGNLPTEAIIQTLADENMAINLNQDAFQKAMALSAGVFL, encoded by the coding sequence ATGAAACTCACTGAATGTCCGCGCGATGCCATGCAGGGGCTGGCGCATTTCGTGCCAACCGAACAGAAAATCTGCTATCTGAACGCCCTGTTGCAGGTTGGTTTCGATACACTTGATTTTGGCAGCTTCGTTTCACCCAAAGCCATACCACAAATGCGCGATACGGCTGAGGTGCTGGCGGGGCTGAACCTGACTAACACGAAAACGAAGCTGCTGGCAATTGTGGCCAATACACGTGGTGCTGAGCAGGCCGTTGGTTATCCGTCTATTCAGTATGTTGGCTTCCCGTTGTCGGTGTCCGAAACATTTCAGCAGCGCAACACCAACAAATCTATCGCGCAAGCCTTTGCCGAAGTAAGGGAGATGCAGAATCTATGCGCCGAAACCGGTAAGGAACTGGTTGTCTATCTGTCAATGGGCTTCGGAAATCCGTATAGTGATGCATACAGTCCTGAACTTGTAGAGCAGTTTGCCGAGCGGTTAACAACGCTGGGTGTACGAATCATTGCTCCTTCGGATACGGTAGGTTCATCGACGCCCGAAGCGATTGAAAGCCTGTTTCGGCATCTGATCCAGACGTTTCCGCAGGTTGAGTTCGGAGCGCATCTCCACGCTCGGCCCGGCGAAGCACCCGATAAAGTACGAGCGGCTCTGCAAGCCGGTGTTCGGCGTCTCGACGGCGCAATACGTGGCTTTGGTGGCTGCCCCATGGCGGCCGACGCGCTAACGGGCAACCTCCCTACGGAAGCGATCATCCAGACATTAGCTGACGAGAACATGGCCATTAACCTGAATCAGGACGCGTTTCAAAAAGCAATGGCGCTGTCGGCGGGCGTGTTTCTGTAA
- a CDS encoding DUF7935 family protein, whose translation MELLSDFLKLIVPAGLVLYGMYLTVKLLLEREADRHQYEVKTRYTETVVPVRLQAYERMVLFLERISPNNLLLRLGGSATTVLEFQQRLLQEIRDEYNHNLSQQVYMSQAAWDQIQAAMNDVMTLINQASGDTRPDAPALELSKRVFERIIQKDRQPTANALKAVKDEIQAMFM comes from the coding sequence ATGGAGCTGCTGAGTGATTTCCTGAAGTTGATTGTACCGGCCGGGCTGGTGCTTTATGGTATGTACCTGACCGTTAAACTGTTACTGGAGCGGGAAGCCGACCGCCATCAATACGAAGTAAAAACCCGTTATACCGAAACCGTTGTGCCGGTGCGCCTGCAGGCCTATGAGCGCATGGTTCTGTTTCTGGAGCGCATCAGTCCTAACAATCTCCTGCTTCGGCTAGGTGGCAGCGCTACTACGGTGCTGGAATTTCAGCAGCGACTCCTGCAGGAAATCCGGGACGAGTACAACCACAACCTTTCGCAGCAGGTTTATATGAGTCAGGCCGCCTGGGATCAGATTCAGGCCGCCATGAACGACGTAATGACGCTTATCAATCAGGCCTCCGGCGATACGCGGCCCGATGCGCCTGCGCTCGAACTCTCCAAACGCGTTTTTGAGCGGATCATTCAAAAAGACCGCCAGCCAACAGCCAACGCCCTTAAAGCGGTGAAGGATGAAATTCAAGCGATGTTCATGTAG
- a CDS encoding HesB/IscA family protein codes for MLALDNPVRVRPEARQQIMDTFRANKIPDEYGLRVGIRGGGCGSSWLLGFDLPGPADEVYNVEDVRVIIDRKHLLYVLGAEIGYEPGGFTVDKPAAGE; via the coding sequence ATGTTGGCACTCGATAATCCCGTACGCGTCCGACCCGAAGCCCGGCAGCAAATCATGGACACGTTTCGGGCGAATAAGATTCCCGACGAATATGGTCTTCGTGTGGGCATACGGGGCGGTGGTTGTGGGTCGTCGTGGCTGCTGGGGTTCGACCTGCCCGGTCCCGCCGACGAAGTCTATAACGTTGAGGACGTTCGCGTCATTATTGACCGTAAACATTTACTCTACGTGCTGGGCGCTGAGATTGGCTACGAGCCGGGTGGCTTTACCGTTGATAAGCCGGCAGCGGGTGAATAA
- a CDS encoding sensor histidine kinase, translating into MKRIERHIFLLLAILAVGLSGLCYWFLEQNAPSATDEQYVSSVQQRVKEEMRISAADLQNVVGQVKQVASPTFADLSYPTQYPYFVFRYRPGGAQLLYWSDYRFIPDYARIASVTSPQLVDFEQGRYIVSRQQILTKSDTLEIFSLVNLYRHYQNNNTYLQSGYNPALFTLDPEAVTNARTNVHQAIYDNSSAFLFSVIPPKVDAYRNHSTPVNTVILASLGVVFLGLYVFQMMIHLKRRRKYELGFVWLAAYLVLLRALMLYFGVPFLFIESDLFNPKFYASSVLVPSLGDLLLNALVVLGLAFYWVNHYYRSQTYNRLLHWPAWAKTLLSLGCVLMSYVVFFFCYTELNNIYDKSQFTLDITLNIRFSLLKIVCLLVFIVISSVYFLLTHLLASLFLRFNRTLSTGVGWMIIGSGLTVGWFLLIGWPLEPVLFLNALYILLIYLGQFPRSLYTFRYKTSIYLFLAAFICAVTSAYVVYNQEIRKQLIHEREFGAQLLAENDEFGEFLMSKARESIASDADIVRALRTDTLLVRERIQQRVKTVHLDKYFDKYDIDVVSFRSNGQPLDIMANASTLDRFNNRYRRPAYQTNYPGLYFVNEVGNQFIKQYVSFIPIRSMGVPATAADTLGYVVLDFRLRSERPKSVYPELLVDTKFMQNTDVQEYSYAIFGRVRLADTVSHQLLYSAGSYNYERKMPTTLLADSTLYSTGLIANGYQHVGQSGKNGRVVVVSSAEYPFQNIFSNFSFLFLLLVLTVLLVIVAYAINYGFSEFSINYSTRIQILLNVAFFLPLLLVIIIILSVISSNYITNQENTYISNTRNIAANFLTYLDEHLQAKKRSKASMEEELSKIARDANIDINLFDTQGRLYSSTRPLMYESGYLSKYINPEAYLHLIEDKENQVLLNESLGSKRYRTAYASIKSYDGRLLGILSVPYFYARPELDRQIIEVIASALSIFTGLFLFFLILSYFASNILTKPLKLLTQKIRKTNLDQPNEPLPWRSDDEIGMLIREYNRMLVKLEESKQALAQNEKQSAWREMAKQVAHEIKNPLTPMKLTLQHLQRTFPGSRGAVGASAPGESATHRVIQRTFDSLLDQIDNLSDIATSFSDFAKMPLPKNEVFEVTSVINKAADLYADDDRISLRRQIATGPIMAIGDRQLIGRILTNLIINAVQSVPSDRKPVLNLRLYTKEDEVQIEVHDNGTGIPEAIRTKVFLPNFSTKRGGSGLGLAIAKRGIEHAGGSIWFETTEHVGTSFFVSLPLAGVPIEKAADSVR; encoded by the coding sequence GTGAAGCGAATTGAGCGACATATTTTTTTGCTGTTAGCCATTCTGGCCGTTGGGCTGTCGGGCCTTTGCTACTGGTTTCTGGAGCAGAATGCCCCTAGTGCAACAGACGAACAGTATGTAAGTTCAGTACAGCAGCGTGTAAAGGAGGAGATGCGCATTAGCGCTGCTGACTTGCAGAACGTTGTAGGCCAGGTGAAACAGGTGGCCAGCCCAACATTTGCCGACCTGAGCTATCCGACCCAGTATCCTTATTTCGTATTTCGGTATCGGCCGGGTGGCGCACAGTTACTGTACTGGTCTGATTACCGATTCATTCCCGACTACGCCCGCATTGCTTCGGTAACCTCTCCTCAACTGGTTGACTTCGAGCAGGGGCGGTATATCGTTAGTCGCCAGCAGATTCTGACAAAGAGCGATACGCTGGAAATTTTTTCACTGGTAAACCTTTACCGACATTACCAGAACAACAATACGTATCTCCAGTCGGGCTATAACCCAGCGCTGTTTACGCTCGATCCGGAAGCTGTTACCAACGCCCGAACGAACGTTCACCAGGCGATCTATGACAATTCGTCGGCTTTTCTGTTCTCCGTCATTCCGCCGAAAGTAGATGCTTACCGGAATCACTCTACCCCCGTCAATACGGTCATCCTCGCTTCGCTGGGGGTTGTGTTTCTGGGCCTGTACGTATTCCAGATGATGATTCATCTGAAGCGTCGGCGAAAGTATGAACTGGGTTTTGTCTGGCTGGCGGCTTATTTGGTTCTTCTCCGGGCTCTGATGCTTTATTTCGGCGTGCCGTTTCTGTTCATTGAATCAGATCTGTTCAATCCTAAGTTCTATGCGTCGTCGGTGCTGGTGCCGTCTCTGGGCGATCTGCTGCTCAATGCGCTGGTTGTTCTGGGGCTGGCGTTTTACTGGGTAAATCATTACTACCGGTCGCAAACGTACAACCGCCTGCTGCACTGGCCGGCCTGGGCCAAAACGCTGCTGTCGCTGGGGTGCGTGCTGATGAGTTATGTTGTGTTTTTCTTCTGCTATACCGAGCTGAACAACATCTACGATAAGTCGCAGTTCACGCTCGATATTACCCTCAACATCCGGTTCTCGTTGCTGAAAATCGTTTGTCTGCTGGTGTTCATCGTCATTTCATCCGTTTATTTTTTACTGACTCACCTGCTGGCAAGTCTTTTCTTACGGTTCAACCGCACCCTTAGCACCGGAGTAGGCTGGATGATCATTGGCTCAGGACTGACGGTAGGCTGGTTTTTGCTGATCGGCTGGCCGCTGGAACCGGTGCTGTTTCTCAATGCGCTGTATATTCTGTTGATCTACTTAGGCCAGTTCCCGCGGTCACTCTATACATTCCGGTACAAAACGTCGATCTATCTGTTTCTGGCGGCTTTCATCTGCGCCGTTACTTCTGCTTATGTGGTCTATAATCAGGAAATCAGAAAGCAGCTGATTCATGAACGCGAGTTTGGCGCTCAACTGCTGGCCGAGAATGACGAATTCGGCGAGTTTCTGATGAGCAAAGCGCGGGAGTCAATCGCCAGCGATGCCGATATCGTCCGGGCGTTACGCACCGATACGCTGCTGGTGCGCGAACGTATTCAGCAGCGGGTGAAAACTGTTCACCTGGACAAGTATTTCGACAAGTATGACATTGACGTAGTGTCGTTCCGGTCTAATGGTCAGCCGCTCGATATTATGGCCAATGCCAGTACGCTGGATCGGTTCAATAACCGCTATCGGCGACCGGCTTATCAGACAAATTATCCCGGTCTGTATTTTGTAAACGAGGTAGGAAACCAGTTTATCAAGCAGTACGTCAGCTTTATTCCAATTCGGTCAATGGGTGTTCCTGCTACGGCTGCCGATACGCTGGGTTACGTGGTGCTTGACTTCCGGCTGCGCAGCGAGCGGCCCAAAAGCGTATATCCGGAACTGCTGGTGGATACAAAATTCATGCAGAATACCGACGTTCAGGAATATAGCTACGCCATTTTTGGACGTGTCCGACTGGCCGATACTGTCAGTCATCAGCTACTCTACAGCGCGGGCAGTTACAACTACGAACGCAAAATGCCGACTACGCTGCTGGCCGATTCAACGCTGTATTCAACGGGGTTGATTGCCAATGGCTACCAGCACGTTGGTCAGAGCGGCAAAAATGGCCGGGTGGTGGTCGTGTCGTCGGCGGAGTATCCGTTCCAGAATATCTTTTCCAACTTCTCGTTTCTGTTCCTTCTGCTGGTGCTGACGGTGCTTCTGGTTATTGTGGCCTACGCGATAAACTATGGTTTCTCGGAGTTCAGCATCAACTACTCAACCCGGATTCAGATTCTGCTGAATGTCGCCTTCTTCCTGCCGCTGCTGCTGGTCATTATTATTATTCTGAGCGTTATCAGCTCCAATTACATTACCAATCAGGAGAACACCTATATCAGCAATACCCGTAACATAGCCGCTAATTTCCTAACGTATCTGGATGAACACCTGCAGGCGAAAAAGCGTAGTAAAGCGTCGATGGAGGAGGAGTTGAGCAAAATTGCCCGCGATGCCAATATAGACATCAATCTGTTCGATACGCAGGGGCGGTTGTACAGCTCCACGCGCCCGCTGATGTATGAAAGCGGGTATCTGTCCAAATACATTAACCCGGAGGCCTATCTGCACCTGATTGAAGACAAGGAAAACCAGGTTCTGCTGAATGAATCGCTGGGCAGCAAACGCTACCGTACGGCCTACGCCAGCATTAAATCGTACGATGGCCGCCTGCTTGGGATTCTGAGCGTTCCTTACTTTTACGCTCGGCCCGAACTCGACCGGCAGATTATCGAAGTGATTGCGTCAGCTCTGAGCATCTTTACGGGGCTGTTCCTGTTCTTTCTGATTCTGTCGTATTTCGCGTCGAACATCCTGACCAAGCCGCTGAAGCTGCTAACCCAGAAAATCCGAAAAACGAACCTCGATCAGCCCAACGAACCGCTGCCCTGGCGGTCTGATGATGAGATCGGGATGCTTATCCGGGAGTACAACCGGATGCTGGTCAAGCTGGAGGAGAGCAAGCAGGCGCTGGCGCAGAATGAAAAACAATCTGCCTGGCGCGAAATGGCGAAGCAGGTGGCTCATGAGATAAAGAACCCCTTGACGCCCATGAAGCTAACCCTGCAGCATCTGCAGCGGACTTTTCCGGGCAGCAGAGGAGCGGTCGGCGCATCGGCGCCGGGAGAGTCGGCCACCCACCGGGTCATTCAGCGAACGTTCGACTCGCTGCTCGATCAGATTGACAACCTCAGCGACATTGCAACCTCGTTCTCCGATTTTGCCAAGATGCCGCTGCCTAAAAATGAGGTGTTTGAGGTGACCAGCGTCATTAATAAAGCCGCCGACCTGTATGCCGACGACGATCGTATCAGCCTGCGCCGGCAGATCGCGACCGGCCCAATTATGGCCATTGGTGACCGGCAACTGATCGGCCGTATCCTGACTAACCTGATCATCAATGCCGTTCAGTCGGTACCGTCCGACCGAAAACCGGTATTGAATTTACGCCTGTATACCAAAGAAGACGAAGTGCAGATTGAAGTACACGATAATGGAACGGGTATTCCGGAGGCTATTCGTACCAAAGTGTTTCTGCCTAATTTCAGCACTAAGCGCGG